The genomic window CAGTCTCCAGCGGGCAGACGTCCGGACAGCTGGTGAAGATGAAGTTGATCATCACCACCTTGTCCTTGATGAGATCATCGAAGAACTGCACTTTTTTTCCTTCGTGGGTGACCAACTGGACATTCGGGAAGTAGTCGGCCCCCCAGATGGTGCCCCCATCAGCGGCAGCCGTGGCGGGCGCTGTCCAGAAACACAGCGCAGCGGTGAGAAAAAACACGAGGGCGGTGACAACCTTCAAATGCGACCGGCAACGGCTTTCCATGATGGCTTCTCCTGCTTGTTTAGGGCAAAATAGATAAGACAGGTCAGGCCGATATGATATTTCGGTCTGATCATGCGAGGGGCGACTCGGCATCGGCGGGTCGCCCCAAAGTTCCACAATTTATCAGAAAATCACAACGGTGGTCCAACCCCGTCGCCGGTCCGGAAGGTCGGCAGGGCGGCCGAGTCGACGTATTCCACTCCGTCCCAGGTGGGAAGCGGTGTCGGCATCAGTTGGACCTGGCCCGGGTGCTCGATGTCCCAGCGCAGCAGCATGGCGTGGTCCTCGTGCTGGGTGTTGTGGCAGTGCTCCATGTAGGATCCGGCGAACTCGCGGAAGCGGATAGCGACCACGACCTCATCGGAACTGTCATCCTCGCGGCCGATGCGATAGAGGTCCTTGCGCGCCCAGCGTTCCCATTCTGGGGGCGCCTGTCCATCCCGCGAGAGGATAACCCCTTCCTCGAAGTGAATGTGGATCGGGTGGCTCCAGCCGCCGTTGCCGCCCACAAGGCTCCAGATTTCCAACGTCCCTACACCCTCGAAGCCTGCCGCTGTGGGGCCGGTAGACAGCTGAGGCGCCGCCGAAATCCTCCTGGGGTCGGCGGTGGAGCGGATGTCCTCATCGACCCGGATGGTCCACGGGGCTGCGTCGGTGCCGCCCTTGTCGAACTCGAAGGTGCGATGGCGGGCGGTGGCCAGCGCCGGGTCGTTGCGATCGATGGGGAGCGGGATCATCTTTTTGCCACCCACCACGAATTCGCTCGGATCCATGCTCAGATCCTGACCCGTGTAGGGCTGCACCCGCAGTTCCAGGAACGGGCCGACTGCCGGGTCGCCGCCGATCCAGGCGTCAGGCACTCCGTCGGCGGGGACGGTGGTGTCCTGCAGTTGGGGATTGTAGGCCCCGGAAAGGATAGCCTCAAGAGTAACCCGGTCGCCCGGGCGCTGTCCGTCGCTGTGCTCCAGCACGTTGACGAAGTATAGCCGATCACCGGGCTGGATGCCATGCTGGCTGAAGTTGACGATGATGTCGTATCGCTCGCCAACGGACATGGTCGGCAGTTGTCCCATGTTGGTGCCGAGGGTGCCGTCGAAGGCCACCGAGTGTTCCATGATGTTGCCGTCGTTGGCGATCAGATGGAAGGGAACCCGGTTGTAGGAGATGCCGGAGTTCGGCGGCCCGGGAATCTCGCCGCCCTCGCCGTCAAGCTGATGCACCAGGGCGATGGTCATGTAGCGCGACACCGAGCCGTTCAGCATGCGGAAGCGGTAGCTGCGAGCCCGCACCTCGAAGTAGGGCTTGTAAAGCCAATTGGTCAACAGTTGGTCGCCCAGGAAGCCATCCATGTTGAAGATGTTGAACCACAACTGTCCGCTCTGGTCCCACGCCTTGTCAGCGACCACCACGTTGACATCGTAGTCGCGGTTGCCCCAGGGCAGCGCCGTGCCGCTCGGGAAGCGCAGGTTTACACCGTCGTCGAAAGCCTCGTTGCCGCGGTCAAGAGCGCTGTAGTAGTTCATCATCGCGGCGTTCCCCTTGTAGACGTTCTGCGCCGTGAAGTCGAGCATGTGGTCGTGGAACCAGTGGCTGCTCATGGTCTCGCGCCAGTCGCCGCGGATCTGGATTTTCCCGTCCTGACAGGTCTTCCTGCCCGGGTTGGCGTCGTTGACGAAGAGGGTTTCGCCCGGCGAGCAGGGGAAGGCCGCCCGCGGATCGGTCGCGCTGGTGTTGATGGTGTCGTAGCCGGCGAGTGTAATCGGCCAGCGATAGTCATAGAACTGCCCCGGGAAGAAGAAGGCGTTGGTATAGCCGTCGCTCTCGGCCGGATTGTGGCCGTTGTGCTCATGGGTAGAAATGGTATGGATGCCGAAGCCGCGGTTGACCGACGGGTCGATGGGCAACGCGTTGTAGTGGCGCATCAGGACCGGCTGCCCGTAGCGCACCATGAGGAGCTTGGGCGGCAGGGTTCCGTCGAAAGTCCAGAGGGCATCGGGATTCTGGATCGGCATGGCCGGATGGAAGCGGATGGCGATGCCGCTGGTTGTTCCCTCGGTGCCCGGCACCCCCGCGGTGTTGTGATAGAGTCCGCCGGGGCCAAACTCGCCAGCCTGGTAGCGGTGCAACTGCCTGCTGTCACGGAAGCCGCCGTTCACCCGTGCGCCAGCCTGAGCGGTCTTGTAGAAGATCTGCGGGAAGAATTCGTTCCATCGCTGGTGCGCCCAACCGCGTCCCGGCGGCCGGCCTTCAGCGGGCGGCGCCTCGAGCTCGCGGCCGAGGTAGGATGCAACCTGCGCTTTCCAGGGGTTCTCATCGAGGGTATTGGCGAATTCCGAGGGGAAAGGGGCGATCCCAGGCTGTGCCAGGAAGGATTCCAGTGCCGCGGGAGCCGGTCCGCTCGCTGAACTCACGGGTGCCGGGAAGGAATTGGCCGGTACCGGGCCGGTCGCGCTGAGCGGTTCAGTGCCGAATTCTTCGAAACGCAGCATCTGCTGGGTGAAGGGCAAGGCGCCGAACAGGGGGCTCGGCCGGCTGTTGGTCGGGACGTTGAAATCGCCATCGGGCTGTTGCAGAGCTTCCTGCACGACGTTGTTGGCGCCCGGGTCTATCAGGGCACCATTCGGCCCCTCCAAGGTCCCCTCATTGGCATGGGGTAGCGTTTCAATCACAGCATTGTCGATCCCGTCGGTGAAGGCAGACGGATCATCCGCTGGGGGCGGGCCGAAGAAGTCAGCGACGGGAGGAGTGATGCCGGCTCCGTCTGCCGGCATGGCGCTGCCGCCACCACCTCCACCACCGCTACAGGAAGTCAGGGCTAAAAGGACGAAAAGGGCAAAGCAACGCCTCAGCCATCTTTTCGGTAGAGTGATCATAGTTGAACTCCTATTCAACGATCGATAAGCATCGACCGACAAATTCGAATATGAATATTATTATCTGTTTGTTTAAAGTATGCCGCCAGCAGAAGAATGTCTCTATGGGGAAATTGCGCAATGGGCGGTAGGAAATTACTACTTTTGGAAAATTGAAAAAATCCCCCTGGCCTGGAAGATCAGGAGGATTGAAGTCGAGAAAATCAAACTTTCAACAGATCAGAGCGTAGGCCCAACGCCGTTCCCGGTCCGGAAGGTCGGCAGCGCCGCCGAATCGACGTATTCCACACCGTCCCAGGTCGGCAGGGGTGATGGCATCAGCTGCACCTGGCCCGGATGCTCAATGTCCCAGCGCAGCAGCATGGCGTGGTCTTCGTGCTGGGTATTGTGGCAGTGCTCCATGTAGGTCCCGGCGAACTCGCGGAAGCGGATGGCCATCTCAACGTTCCTGCCGCTGTCGCCTTCGGGGCCGATGCGGTAGACGTCCTTGCGCGCCCACCTCTCCCATTCCGGGGGCGCCCGCCCGTCTCGCTGCAGGATGACCCCTTCCTCGAAGTGAACGTGGACCGGATGGCTCCAGCCGTTGCCGCCGTTGACGATGTTCCAGATTTCCAGCGTCCCTTCGCCCTCAAAGCCCGCAGCGGTGGGGCCGTTGGCCAGTTGAGGCGCCGCGGTGATCCGCCTGGGGTCCATGGCGAAGCTTAGGCCGGCATCGGTCCTGATGGCCCACGGAGATTCGTCGGTACCGCCTCCCCCGCTAACAAACTCGAAGGTGCGATGCCGGGCGGTGGCCAGTGCCGGGTCATTGCGATCGATGGGGAGCGGAATCATCGTCTTCCCGCCCACCACGAATTCGCTCGG from Desulfuromonadales bacterium includes these protein-coding regions:
- a CDS encoding SCO family protein translates to MESRCRSHLKVVTALVFFLTAALCFWTAPATAAADGGTIWGADYFPNVQLVTHEGKKVQFFDDLIKDKVVMINFIFTSCPDVCPLET
- a CDS encoding multicopper oxidase domain-containing protein, producing the protein MPADGAGITPPVADFFGPPPADDPSAFTDGIDNAVIETLPHANEGTLEGPNGALIDPGANNVVQEALQQPDGDFNVPTNSRPSPLFGALPFTQQMLRFEEFGTEPLSATGPVPANSFPAPVSSASGPAPAALESFLAQPGIAPFPSEFANTLDENPWKAQVASYLGRELEAPPAEGRPPGRGWAHQRWNEFFPQIFYKTAQAGARVNGGFRDSRQLHRYQAGEFGPGGLYHNTAGVPGTEGTTSGIAIRFHPAMPIQNPDALWTFDGTLPPKLLMVRYGQPVLMRHYNALPIDPSVNRGFGIHTISTHEHNGHNPAESDGYTNAFFFPGQFYDYRWPITLAGYDTINTSATDPRAAFPCSPGETLFVNDANPGRKTCQDGKIQIRGDWRETMSSHWFHDHMLDFTAQNVYKGNAAMMNYYSALDRGNEAFDDGVNLRFPSGTALPWGNRDYDVNVVVADKAWDQSGQLWFNIFNMDGFLGDQLLTNWLYKPYFEVRARSYRFRMLNGSVSRYMTIALVHQLDGEGGEIPGPPNSGISYNRVPFHLIANDGNIMEHSVAFDGTLGTNMGQLPTMSVGERYDIIVNFSQHGIQPGDRLYFVNVLEHSDGQRPGDRVTLEAILSGAYNPQLQDTTVPADGVPDAWIGGDPAVGPFLELRVQPYTGQDLSMDPSEFVVGGKKMIPLPIDRNDPALATARHRTFEFDKGGTDAAPWTIRVDEDIRSTADPRRISAAPQLSTGPTAAGFEGVGTLEIWSLVGGNGGWSHPIHIHFEEGVILSRDGQAPPEWERWARKDLYRIGREDDSSDEVVVAIRFREFAGSYMEHCHNTQHEDHAMLLRWDIEHPGQVQLMPTPLPTWDGVEYVDSAALPTFRTGDGVGPPL